One Nicotiana sylvestris chromosome 12, ASM39365v2, whole genome shotgun sequence genomic window carries:
- the LOC104230308 gene encoding uncharacterized protein: MDNSDETELVSDNPQGQSVEQESEEIRKLRQQLSDVYQAWVSGRPPSQGPSEGTSTIPQATKTPLHATSDHILTPGYVPNYSLHAAPGTSNMRPPVAPVTNTPLVVFGAPVYTTPPPPPMTRPNNEPSSHAYDGQYYPPNMAFGVSAPYNQTPQYESPVENEKLSTTVEPDEMARKMKSLEQNIKNIQGLGGHKSAFVKQFQYNIDIAPDHNSLSNMKKKPTKSFREYAIKCREKAARVKPPMDNHELITVFLEAQEPDYFQNMMFAMGRPFAKAIKIREMVKNGLKTSRIVSQAALKATTQAIQNGSGGLSNRMKRDEGSMMTSGSREVQGGAFHPYVQVQQGQSSYPQHYYPPPQPIPQYSMGPPQYTVFNAQSYARPPNQQVRAPAPRGP, encoded by the exons ATGGATAACAGTGATGAAACCGAGTTGGTCAGTGACAATCCGCAAGGTCAGTCAGTTGAGCAAGAGTCGGAGGAGATAAGAAAATTGAGACAGCAACTATCAGATGTATATCAAGCTTGGGTTTCCGGTCGACCTCCATCCCAGGGTCCTTCAGAGGGAACTTCCACCATACCCCAGGCTACTAAAACACCGCTCCATGCAACGAGCGATCACATTCTAACACCAGGGTATGTGCCAAACTACAGCCTCCACGCTGCCCCCGGTACCTCTAACATGCGACCTCCAGTCGCACCAGTCACGAACACCCCTCTCGTTGTGTTTGGCGCACCGGTATATACAACCCCGCCACCACCTCCTATGACGAGGCCAAACAATGAGCCATCATCTCATGCTTATGATGGCCAATACTACCCTCCAAATATGGCTTTCGGGGTCTCGGCTCCATACAATCAGACTCCTCAGTATGAGTCACCAGTGGAAAATGAAAAGCTTTCCACGACGGTTGAGCCAGATGAGATGGCCAGGAAAATGAAAAGTCTTGAACAGAATATAAAGAATATACAGGGACTAGGTGGTCACAAAAGT GCCTTCGTCAAACAATTTCAGTACAATATTGATATTGCGCCGGATCATAATTCCTTGTCTAATATGAAGAAAAAGCCGACCAAAAGTTTTAGGGAGTATGCCATCAAGTGCAGGGAGaaagcagctagagttaagccacccatggataacCATGAGTTGATCACTGTTTTTCTGGAGGCTCAAGAGCCTGATTACTTTCAGAATATGATGTTCGCGATGGGTAGACCTTTTGCAAAAGCAATCAAAATAAGagagatggtcaaaaatggcctCAAGACTAGCAGAATTGTAAGTCAAGCTGCTCTCAAAGCCACCACCCAAGCTATCCAAAATGGGTCAGGGGGTTTGTCAAATagaatgaaaagagatgaagGGTCCATGATGACTTCGGGATCTAGGGAAGTTCAAGGAGGGGCATTTCACCCTTATGTGCAAGTTCAGCAGGGGCAATCCAGCTACCCTCAACattattacccccccccccagccAATTCCTCAATACTCTATGGGCCCACCACAATATACAGTGTTCAATGCTCAATCATATGCTCGGCCTCCCAATCAGCAGGTACGGGCACCAGCTCCAAGGGGCCCCTGA
- the LOC138882950 gene encoding uncharacterized protein: protein MGVIGPIAPHHIHPDSYGFQANARCEYHSGAPGHSTDDCWTLKRAVERLISEKLIVVTNGKDPPNVINNPLSAHNDVHFVGMIGQDQESKPIGRAEMTVGAIQEGTSLEVSPSRDMSLIVKGAQSSNKVTLFVLKISRLEDHSSVPSRRLYVLGGLPVITQKQGGTKGITEPIIIKPAVQPPMTNTKPTPWNDNKTVMTYKGKGSGGNWRFDLIGEVLLSRRAEEGQPNQRRPIANKKPVTEAEAEELLKNMKVQDYSIIDQLRKTPSQISLLSLLIHSKEYARVLIKVLNEAHISEDTTVNQLEKMANRFFEVNRISFTNDELTEEGVRHNRALNLMVKCEGNYVKQVMVDGSSSVDICPLSTLQSMKINTDRIRPSNVRIRAFDVSARDNTGEINLTMTIRLVDFEIVFQVVDMETSYNFLLGRPWIHTARVVPSTLHQMLKFEHDRQEIIVHREDESSIYKDPLIPCIEAKEGCESIFYHAFEVVDMDHVKEGKPILNPRLSAASVMVAAVMLRQGYEPGKGLGESLQGISKPISPFSNQSTFGLGFRPTQADKNKAKHRKKHRWVMQQPIPYIFYTFVKPLLQEGQNSSAHANINEICHGLGQMFSEVNMIQAGEGTSRADMQLIDPDTMLTN, encoded by the coding sequence ATGGGTGTGATTGGACCCATCGCTCCCCACCATATACATCCTGATTCATATGGATTTCAAGcgaatgctagatgtgaatatcatTCAGGTGCCCCGGGGCATAGCACTGATGACTGTTGGACTCTAAAAAGAGCAGTAGAGAGGCTTATTTCTGAAAAATTGATTGTAGTAACGAATGGCAAGGACCCTCCTAATGTGATAAACAACCCGTTGTCAGCACACAATGATGTTCATTTTGTGGGAATGATTGGCCAAGATCAAGAATCCAAGCCGATCGGTCGAGCAGAAATGACAGTGGGTGCAATTCAAGAAGGAACAAGTCTGGAAGTAAGTCCCAGCCGAGATATGTCATTGATTGTGAAAGGCGCCCAAAGCTCAAATAAGGTAACTTTATTTGTTCTGAAAATCTCGAGGTTGGAAGATCACTCCAGTGTTCCAAGCCGAAGGTTATATGTACTTGGAGGCCTCCCCGTCATAACGCAGAAGCAGGGAGGTACGAAAGGTATAACAGAGCCGATCATAATCAAACCTGCTGTGCAACCCCCTATGACCAACACAAAACCCACTCCTTGGAACGACAACAAAACCGTGATGACCTACAAAGGCAAGGGAAGTGGGGGAAACTGGAGGTTTGACTTGATCGGGGAGGTGTTACTCTCTAGAAGAGCTGAGGAAGGCCAACCAAATCAGAGAAGGCCAATTGCCAATAAGAAACCAGTCACTGAAGCAGAGGCGGAAGAGCttttgaaaaatatgaaagttcaGGATTACTCAATCATTGACCAGCTAAGAAAGACTCCTTCCCAAATCTCTCTACTATCTCTACTCATACATTCCAAAGAGTATGCCCGTGTACTAATCAAGGTCCTGAACGAGGCACATATCTCAGAGGACACCACAGTGAATCAGTTAGAGAAGATGGCCAATAGATTTTTTGAGGTGAACAGAATCTCCTTTACTAATGATGAACTTACCGAGGAGGGAGTCAGGCACAATAGGGCTTTgaacttgatggtcaaatgtGAGGGGAATTATGTAAAGCAAGTCATGGTTGATGGAAGCTCAAGTGTAGATATATGCCCTCTCTCTACCTTGCAAAGCATGAAGATCAATACAGATAGAATCCGACCCAGCAATGTTCGCATCCGGGCCTTTGATGTCTCAGCAAGAGATAACACTGGGGAGATCAACCTCACTATGACAATTAGGCTGGTTGACTTTGAGATTGTCTTCCAAGTAGTGGACATGGAAACTTCTTATAATTTtcttcttggaaggccatggatccataCGGCTCGAGttgtgccatccaccttgcatcagatgctTAAATTTGAACATGACAGGCAAGAAATTATTGTTCACAGGGAAGATGAGTCTTCCATTTATAAAGACCCGTTAATCCCCTGTATTGAGGCCAAGGAAGGGTGTGAGTCCATTTTCTATCATGCTTTTGAAGTGGTTGATATGGACCATGTTAAGGAAGGAAAGCCCATTCTAAATCCTCGTCTTTCTGCCGCATCTGTAATGGTGGCTGCAGTTATGTTGAGACAAGGTTAtgagccaggaaaaggcttgggggaATCATTGCAAGGAATTTCGAAGCCTATTTCTCCATTCAGTAACCAGAGTACTTTTGGCTTAGGCTTCAGGCCAACACAAGCAGACAAAAACAAAGCCAAACACCGCAAAAAGCATAGATGGGTCATGCAACAACCTATCCCATACattttctacacttttgtcaAGCCACTACTCCAAGAGGGTCAAAATTCCTCGGCGCATGCAAACATTAATGAAATTTGCCATGGCCTCGGCCAGATGTTTTCTGAAGTAAATATGATCCAGGCTGGTGAAGGCACTAGTCGTGCCGATATGCAACTAATTGACCCAGACACCATGCTCACCAACTAG